The following are encoded in a window of Urocitellus parryii isolate mUroPar1 chromosome 7, mUroPar1.hap1, whole genome shotgun sequence genomic DNA:
- the Liat1 gene encoding protein LIAT1: MSRRGGVGAAGFSEECEDDEEEEAPEGGAAGSPGSKLPPIAGSTSEPAKRKVKKKKKKKKKTKGSGKGDADKHQSRGLKSQPLSSSFHDILNPSKDHGAKSEPKPDKEANKHSPSYSCTVVSLPPFAEVEENLSNQINESLRWDGILADPEAEKERIRVYKVNRRKRYRILALKSFHEDASAEDSPENLPYLSDKDCRASSRPPAAKTDCSHHFLEGNLSAKLLPSDVGTAVPE; encoded by the exons ATGAGCCGCCGCGGTGGGGTCGGGGCTGCGGGGTTCAGCGAGGAGTGCGAGGACGATGAGGAAGAGGAGGCGCCGGAGGGCGGCGCGGCGGGCTCTCCGGGGTCCAAGCTACCTCCCATCGCGGGCAGCACCTCAGAACCGGCCAAACGGaaggtgaagaagaaaaagaagaagaagaagaagaccaaGGGGTCGGGCAAGGGGGACG CAGATAAACATCAGAGTCGAGGCCTGAAGAGTCAGCCACTTTCTTCATCCTTCCATGACATCTTAAATCCCAGCAAAGACCATGGTGCCAAGTCAGAGCCCAAACCGGACAAAGAGGCAAACAAGCACAGCCCTTCCTACTCCTGCACCGTGGTGAGCCTGCCCCCCTTTGCCGAAGTGGAAGAGAACCTTTCCAACCAAATCAACGAGAGCCTGCGTTGGGATGGGATTCTCGCTGACCcagaggcagaaaaagaaaggattCGCGTATATAAAGTGAACCGGAGGAAGCGGTACCGGATTTTGGCTCTCAAGAGCTTCCACGAGGATGCCTCTGCTGAGGACAGCCCTGAGAACTTACCCTACCTCTCAGACAAGGACTGCAGGGCCAGCAGCAGGCCACCAGCGGCGAAAACCGACTGCTCTCATCACTTCTTAGAAGGAAATCTCTCTGCGAAGCTCCTACCCTCTGATGTAGGCACTGCTGTGCCAGAGTGA